A part of Paramisgurnus dabryanus chromosome 15, PD_genome_1.1, whole genome shotgun sequence genomic DNA contains:
- the LOC135733145 gene encoding gamma-crystallin M2-like isoform X1 translates to MFLNGRVIFYEDRNFQGRSYECMSDCTDMSSYLSRCHSCRVESGCFMMYDHPNYMGHQYFFKRGEYADYMSMFGMSNWIRSCRMIPMHRGSYRMKIYERENFMGQMHEMMDDCDNIMDRYRMSQCQSCHVMDGHWLMYEQPHYRGRMWYLRPGEYRNFSNMGGMRFMSMRRIMDSWY, encoded by the exons atgtttttgaatggtcgt GTCATCTTCTACGAGGACAGGAACTTTCAGGGTCGCTCTTATGAGTGTATGAGTGACTGTACTGACATGTCCTCCTATCTGAGCCGCTGTCACTCCTGTAGAGTAGAGAGCGGATGCTTCATGATGTACGATCATCCAAACTACATGGGACACCAGTATTTCTTTAAGAGGGGCGAGTATGCCGATTACATGTCTATGTTTGGAATGAGCAACTGGATCAGATCCTGCCGTATGATCCCCATG CACAGAGGATCCTACAGAATGAAGATCTATGAGAGGGAGAACTTTATGGGTCAGATGCACGAGATGATGGACGACTGTGACAACATCATGGACCGCTACCGCATGTCTCAGTGTCAGTCCTGTCATGTGATGGACGGTCACTGGCTCATGTATGAGCagcctcactacagaggcaggATGTGGTACCTCAGGCCTGGAGAGTACAGGAACTTCAGCAATATGGGTGGCATGAGATTCATGAGCATGAGGCGTATCATGGATTCCTGGTATTAG
- the LOC135733145 gene encoding gamma-crystallin M2-like isoform X2: protein MGKVIFYEDRNFQGRSYECMSDCTDMSSYLSRCHSCRVESGCFMMYDHPNYMGHQYFFKRGEYADYMSMFGMSNWIRSCRMIPMHRGSYRMKIYERENFMGQMHEMMDDCDNIMDRYRMSQCQSCHVMDGHWLMYEQPHYRGRMWYLRPGEYRNFSNMGGMRFMSMRRIMDSWY, encoded by the exons ATGGGCAAG GTCATCTTCTACGAGGACAGGAACTTTCAGGGTCGCTCTTATGAGTGTATGAGTGACTGTACTGACATGTCCTCCTATCTGAGCCGCTGTCACTCCTGTAGAGTAGAGAGCGGATGCTTCATGATGTACGATCATCCAAACTACATGGGACACCAGTATTTCTTTAAGAGGGGCGAGTATGCCGATTACATGTCTATGTTTGGAATGAGCAACTGGATCAGATCCTGCCGTATGATCCCCATG CACAGAGGATCCTACAGAATGAAGATCTATGAGAGGGAGAACTTTATGGGTCAGATGCACGAGATGATGGACGACTGTGACAACATCATGGACCGCTACCGCATGTCTCAGTGTCAGTCCTGTCATGTGATGGACGGTCACTGGCTCATGTATGAGCagcctcactacagaggcaggATGTGGTACCTCAGGCCTGGAGAGTACAGGAACTTCAGCAATATGGGTGGCATGAGATTCATGAGCATGAGGCGTATCATGGATTCCTGGTATTAG